A genomic window from Nocardioides jiangxiensis includes:
- a CDS encoding DUF6758 family protein, whose protein sequence is MAPDEFWRPDQPSYASMVEHLARTAGFPTYLPWPLATGWRVVDFGAVGEAGRPRATLASVQGISPDDGGVSLTTVAEEPGCGLGARVAGTVCSDPGAEIADRPADARLRVGGSTVPLWTVSTHDASAELDRSVLAGEADGRWFWLVVRPASALLMVHDIGHFADASSIGAPLLAVPFGAAPTEW, encoded by the coding sequence ATGGCGCCGGACGAGTTCTGGCGGCCCGACCAGCCGTCGTACGCCTCGATGGTGGAGCACCTGGCCCGGACCGCAGGGTTCCCCACCTACCTGCCGTGGCCGCTTGCCACGGGATGGCGGGTGGTGGACTTCGGTGCCGTGGGCGAGGCCGGTCGTCCGCGCGCGACGCTCGCCTCCGTCCAGGGGATCAGCCCCGACGACGGCGGTGTGTCGCTGACGACGGTCGCCGAGGAACCCGGCTGTGGCCTGGGAGCCCGGGTGGCCGGCACGGTCTGCTCCGACCCGGGCGCCGAGATCGCCGACCGGCCGGCCGACGCCCGGCTGCGGGTCGGAGGGAGCACGGTGCCGCTCTGGACGGTGTCGACACACGACGCCTCGGCTGAGCTGGACCGCTCGGTCCTGGCCGGCGAGGCCGACGGACGGTGGTTCTGGCTGGTGGTCCGGCCGGCGTCGGCGTTGCTGATGGTCCACGACATCGGGCACTTCGCCGACGCGTCGTCGATCGGGGCGCCCCTGCTCGCGGTGCCGTTCGGCGCAGCGCCCACGGAGTGGTGA
- a CDS encoding class I SAM-dependent methyltransferase, with protein MSRSDLDGHVPALGFAGLTRFYDTAIALSMREPHWRPRIVDLVAAEAPRTVLDVGCGTGTLALALAGRLGAGVVTGLDLDPDVMALAQAKEGAGDVRWQIGSATLLPYADGSVDAVVCTLVLHHLPLELKQAAVREMRRVLRPGGLLVIGDWGRPHDPVMRAAFLPVQLLDGYANTQRNVEGCVPQLVESAGFAGLDRVHRLRTVFGTFEVLAARG; from the coding sequence ATGAGCCGCTCCGACCTCGACGGGCACGTCCCGGCCCTGGGCTTCGCCGGGCTGACCCGCTTCTACGACACCGCGATCGCCCTGTCGATGCGCGAGCCACACTGGCGGCCGCGGATCGTCGACCTCGTCGCCGCGGAGGCGCCACGCACGGTGCTCGACGTCGGCTGCGGCACGGGCACGCTCGCGCTCGCCCTCGCTGGGCGCCTCGGCGCAGGCGTCGTGACCGGTCTCGACCTCGACCCCGACGTGATGGCGCTCGCCCAGGCCAAGGAGGGAGCCGGGGACGTCCGCTGGCAGATCGGGTCCGCGACGCTCCTGCCGTACGCCGACGGGTCGGTTGACGCCGTCGTCTGCACCCTCGTCCTCCATCACCTCCCGCTCGAGCTGAAGCAGGCGGCGGTGCGCGAGATGCGTCGCGTGCTGCGCCCTGGTGGCCTGCTCGTCATCGGTGACTGGGGCCGGCCGCACGACCCGGTGATGCGGGCGGCGTTCCTGCCCGTCCAGCTGCTCGACGGCTACGCCAACACGCAGCGCAACGTCGAGGGCTGTGTGCCGCAGCTGGTCGAGTCGGCCGGCTTCGCGGGGCTCGACAGGGTGCACCGGCTGCGCACCGTCTTCGGGACCTTCGAGGTGCTCGCGGCCCGCGGCTGA
- a CDS encoding histidine phosphatase family protein, with protein MTPELWLVRHGETAWSSAGRHTSTTDLPLTDEGEQVAKSLAGRLAGQEFDLVLTSPRLRARRTAELAGFPDAAPSEDLAEWAYGDYEGLTTVQIRETDPGWTVWSHPSPGGETAGQVGERLDRVIARVRGVDRALVFGHGHALRALTARWLGLPVSGGAHFRLDTATISVLGWERETPVILRWNA; from the coding sequence ATGACGCCTGAGCTCTGGCTGGTGCGGCACGGCGAGACCGCGTGGTCCAGCGCCGGGCGGCATACCTCCACCACGGACCTCCCGCTCACCGACGAGGGCGAGCAGGTCGCGAAGTCGCTGGCAGGCCGGTTGGCCGGCCAGGAGTTCGACCTGGTGCTCACGTCGCCGCGCCTGAGGGCCCGGCGCACGGCGGAGCTGGCAGGGTTCCCCGATGCCGCGCCGAGCGAGGACCTGGCCGAGTGGGCCTACGGCGACTACGAGGGCCTGACCACGGTCCAGATCAGGGAGACCGACCCCGGCTGGACGGTGTGGTCGCACCCGTCGCCCGGCGGAGAGACAGCCGGCCAGGTGGGGGAGCGGCTCGACCGGGTCATCGCCAGGGTCCGCGGTGTCGACCGCGCGCTCGTCTTCGGGCACGGCCACGCCCTCCGCGCGCTGACCGCGCGCTGGCTCGGCCTCCCTGTGTCCGGCGGTGCCCACTTCCGCCTCGACACGGCCACGATCTCGGTGCTCGGCTGGGAGCGCGAGACGCCCGTGATCCTGCGGTGGAACGCATGA
- a CDS encoding cytochrome P450: MTTARLHPGSFLLGSTRELLANQVDFLASTYDGEHDVVRFRIGPPGPLRRELHAAHSPEAAEQMLSAKTFAGWRKDNVFYDEIRLALGNGILTAQDDDWLRQKRFVQPVFTRARVDGYLEAMVAEIAAVIATWQQREDTEVDLHEEMTALTLAIVARTLFGDDLHELADEVSRWSPVANAAILGRVALPTRIPLSWPLPVNRSIREAQHRLYAVCDEIIRRRRAGIDVGDDLASLLIDVRDGADALTDEEIRDQMLVFLLAGHETTSTSLTFALHLLARHPEVQQAVLDEVTAVLGDAAPTPAQAHSGLPYTTAALKEAMRLYPAAPFTGRRTVADTDLCGVRVPAGSDVVVSTWSIHRRPDLWPDPERFDPTRFLGEAEKGRHRYAWMPFGAGPRACIGQHFSMLESVAALAMLVRAFELEDRTDGEVRVASAITLFPLDPVRTRIRPRTLA; encoded by the coding sequence GTGACGACGGCACGGCTGCATCCCGGCTCCTTCCTCCTCGGCTCCACGCGCGAGCTGCTGGCCAACCAGGTCGACTTCCTGGCCTCGACCTACGACGGCGAGCACGACGTGGTCCGCTTCCGGATCGGACCGCCGGGGCCGCTGCGCCGCGAGCTCCACGCGGCGCACAGCCCGGAGGCCGCGGAGCAGATGCTGAGCGCGAAGACGTTCGCCGGCTGGCGCAAGGACAACGTCTTCTACGACGAGATCCGGCTGGCGCTCGGCAACGGCATCCTCACCGCCCAGGACGACGACTGGCTGCGCCAGAAGAGGTTCGTCCAGCCGGTCTTCACCCGTGCCCGGGTCGACGGCTACCTCGAGGCGATGGTGGCCGAGATCGCCGCGGTCATCGCCACCTGGCAGCAGCGGGAGGACACCGAGGTGGACCTCCACGAGGAGATGACGGCGCTGACCCTCGCGATCGTGGCACGCACCCTGTTCGGCGACGACCTCCACGAGCTCGCCGACGAGGTCAGCCGGTGGTCTCCCGTCGCCAACGCCGCGATCCTCGGCCGCGTGGCGCTGCCCACCCGGATCCCGCTGTCGTGGCCCCTGCCCGTCAACCGCTCGATCCGCGAGGCCCAGCACCGGCTGTACGCCGTCTGCGACGAGATCATCCGCCGGCGCCGAGCCGGCATCGACGTGGGTGACGACCTCGCCAGCCTCCTCATCGACGTGCGGGACGGCGCCGACGCGCTGACCGACGAGGAGATCCGCGACCAGATGCTCGTCTTCCTGCTCGCCGGGCACGAGACGACCTCGACCAGCCTCACCTTCGCGCTGCATCTGCTGGCCAGGCACCCCGAGGTGCAGCAGGCAGTGCTCGACGAGGTGACGGCGGTCCTCGGCGACGCCGCTCCCACGCCCGCCCAGGCCCACAGCGGGCTCCCCTACACGACCGCTGCGCTGAAGGAGGCCATGCGGCTCTACCCGGCCGCCCCGTTCACCGGGCGCCGGACGGTCGCGGACACCGACCTGTGCGGTGTGCGCGTGCCGGCAGGGTCGGACGTGGTCGTGTCGACCTGGTCGATCCACCGCCGCCCGGACCTGTGGCCGGACCCGGAGCGCTTCGACCCGACCCGGTTCCTCGGCGAGGCCGAGAAGGGGCGCCACCGCTACGCGTGGATGCCCTTCGGCGCCGGCCCGCGGGCCTGCATCGGGCAGCACTTCTCCATGCTCGAGTCGGTCGCGGCGCTGGCGATGCTGGTGCGCGCCTTCGAGCTCGAGGACCGCACGGACGGCGAGGTCCGGGTCGCCTCGGCGATCACGCTCTTCCCCCTCGATCCGGTGCGGACGCGGATCAGGCCCCGCACCCTCGCCTGA
- a CDS encoding MaoC family dehydratase, with protein sequence MSVSKTNPGNFFEDFSIGQVIEHAVPRTVTEGDRAVYGSLYPTRFAIPSSAEFAAASGLAVHPVEELVAFHIAFGKTVPDVSLNAVANLGYAELRFHQPVVPGDTLRTKSEVIGLKQNSNGKSGVVYVRSTATNQRGETALEWVRWVMVHKRDVEAPAPEVVLPELKKALEVSDLVVPAGLDFAGYDVALAGEPFRYDDYAVGEKIDHVDGVTLTESEHQQATRLWQNTAKVHFNKEARPDGRNLIYGGHIISMARALSFNGLANAQMISAINAGSHVSPAFAGDTVYAWSEVLDKAEVSETVGALRLRLVATKGRDESMTLRNDEGKYADGVLLDLDYWVFIPR encoded by the coding sequence ATGAGCGTTAGCAAGACGAACCCGGGCAACTTCTTCGAGGACTTCTCGATCGGTCAGGTCATCGAGCACGCGGTGCCGCGCACCGTGACGGAGGGCGACCGCGCCGTCTACGGCTCGCTCTACCCGACGCGCTTCGCGATCCCGTCGTCCGCGGAGTTCGCCGCCGCGTCGGGTCTCGCGGTCCACCCGGTCGAGGAGCTGGTCGCCTTCCACATCGCGTTCGGCAAGACGGTCCCGGACGTCTCGCTCAACGCGGTCGCCAACCTCGGCTACGCCGAGCTCCGCTTCCACCAGCCGGTCGTCCCGGGCGACACGCTGCGCACGAAGTCCGAGGTCATCGGCCTGAAGCAGAACTCCAACGGCAAGTCCGGCGTCGTCTACGTCCGTTCGACCGCGACCAACCAGCGCGGTGAGACCGCGCTCGAGTGGGTCCGCTGGGTCATGGTGCACAAGCGTGACGTCGAGGCGCCTGCGCCCGAGGTCGTGCTCCCCGAGCTGAAGAAGGCGCTCGAGGTCTCGGACCTGGTCGTGCCGGCCGGCCTGGACTTCGCCGGCTACGACGTCGCGCTCGCGGGCGAGCCGTTCCGCTACGACGACTACGCGGTGGGCGAGAAGATCGACCACGTCGACGGCGTGACGCTGACCGAGTCGGAGCACCAGCAGGCCACCCGCCTGTGGCAGAACACCGCCAAGGTGCACTTCAACAAGGAGGCGCGTCCCGACGGCCGCAACCTGATCTACGGCGGCCACATCATCTCGATGGCCCGCGCCCTGTCGTTCAACGGCCTGGCCAACGCCCAGATGATCTCCGCGATCAACGCTGGCTCGCACGTCTCGCCGGCGTTCGCGGGTGACACCGTCTACGCCTGGTCCGAGGTGCTCGACAAGGCCGAGGTCTCCGAGACCGTGGGCGCCCTGCGCCTGCGCCTGGTCGCCACCAAGGGTCGCGACGAGTCGATGACGCTGCGCAACGACGAGGGCAAGTACGCCGACGGCGTGCTGCTCGACCTGGACTACTGGGTCTTCATCCCGCGCTGA
- a CDS encoding acyl-CoA dehydrogenase family protein has product MAKLCQTEDLTEIQQEILSTVRQFVNDKIIPVAQDLEHSDTYPQEIIDGLKELGVFGLTIPEEFGGLGESILTYALVVEEIARGWMSVSGVINTHFIVAYLLMQHGTEEQKAKYLPRMATGEVRGAFSMSEPGLGSDVSAISTKGTKLEDGSYSITGQKMWLTNGASSTLVALLTKTDEGQDSVYKNMTTFLVEKEAGFGETAQGVTVPGKIDKMGYKGVETTELILEDHKISADQILGGVPGKGFFQMMDGVEVGRVNVAARACGLAWRGFELGVAYAQQRKTFGKAIAEHQAVLFRLAEMATKVETIHNMMVRAAKLKASGKRMDVEAGMAKMLASEYANEVVEDSFRIHGGYGYSKEYEIERLMREVKFMLIGEGTSDIQKMIIGRQLLKEYAL; this is encoded by the coding sequence ATGGCCAAGCTGTGCCAGACCGAGGACCTCACGGAGATCCAGCAGGAGATCCTGTCCACCGTTCGCCAGTTCGTGAACGACAAGATCATCCCGGTCGCGCAGGACCTGGAGCACTCGGACACGTACCCGCAGGAGATCATCGACGGGCTCAAGGAGCTCGGCGTCTTCGGCCTCACGATCCCCGAGGAGTTCGGTGGCCTGGGCGAGTCGATCCTCACCTACGCGCTCGTCGTCGAGGAGATCGCCCGCGGCTGGATGTCGGTCTCCGGCGTCATCAACACGCACTTCATCGTCGCGTACCTCCTCATGCAGCACGGCACGGAGGAGCAGAAGGCGAAGTACCTCCCGCGCATGGCGACCGGCGAGGTCCGTGGCGCGTTCTCGATGTCCGAGCCGGGCCTCGGCTCCGACGTCTCCGCGATCTCGACTAAGGGCACCAAGCTCGAGGACGGCTCGTACTCCATCACCGGTCAGAAGATGTGGCTCACGAACGGTGCCTCCTCGACCCTGGTCGCGCTGCTCACGAAGACCGACGAGGGCCAGGACTCGGTCTACAAGAACATGACCACCTTCCTCGTCGAGAAGGAGGCCGGCTTCGGCGAGACCGCCCAGGGCGTCACCGTCCCCGGCAAGATCGACAAGATGGGCTACAAGGGCGTCGAGACGACCGAGCTCATCCTCGAGGACCACAAGATCTCCGCCGACCAGATCCTCGGCGGCGTTCCCGGCAAGGGCTTCTTCCAGATGATGGACGGCGTCGAGGTCGGCCGCGTCAACGTCGCCGCCCGCGCCTGCGGCCTGGCCTGGCGCGGCTTCGAGCTCGGAGTCGCGTACGCCCAGCAGCGCAAGACCTTCGGCAAGGCGATCGCCGAGCACCAGGCCGTCCTCTTCCGCCTCGCGGAGATGGCGACCAAGGTCGAGACCATCCACAACATGATGGTCCGCGCCGCGAAGCTCAAGGCCTCCGGCAAGCGCATGGACGTCGAGGCCGGCATGGCCAAGATGCTCGCCTCGGAGTACGCCAACGAGGTCGTCGAGGACTCGTTCCGCATCCACGGTGGCTACGGCTACTCCAAGGAGTACGAGATCGAGCGCCTCATGCGCGAGGTCAAGTTCATGCTCATCGGTGAGGGCACCTCCGACATCCAGAAGATGATCATCGGTCGCCAGCTCCTCAAGGAGTACGCGCTCTGA